One part of the Hippoglossus hippoglossus isolate fHipHip1 chromosome 11, fHipHip1.pri, whole genome shotgun sequence genome encodes these proteins:
- the LOC117770258 gene encoding homocysteine-responsive endoplasmic reticulum-resident ubiquitin-like domain member 2 protein isoform X2 yields the protein MDPAVVDGPVILVIKAPNQNYDDQTINCFQDWTVEKLKAHLSDVYPSKPSSKDQRLVYSGKLLLDHFTLKDVLRKDEYHMLHLVCASRTPPSSPKPPRSHGNKPQENPASPTPFTNSNSPPTGPQPQSSTGESSDGPFPSHQMYSQFMHSWNQHPPQSYYSPMTLMWWQQLYARQYYMHYQLLAAAAASSQHLRPDQPPTQSHQADPLSQRPQADRRGNPEIQMNAQGGEILNEEDLNWDWLDWVYTFLRAAILLSIVYFYSSFSRFVMVMMAMLVLYLHQAGWFPFNLENELLLPGDRANQDDMEGELQNHDLQEMEGLMDDSSDDEGESGEEGADDPNSGPHAGFLASTWSFIVTFFMSLIPEGPPNAAN from the exons ATGGATCCAGCTGTTGTGGACGGTCCCGTCATCCTCGTCATCAAGGCTCCGAACCAGAACTACGACGACCAGACCATCAACTGCTTCCAGGACTGGACCGTGGAGAAGCTGAAAGCTCACCTGTCAGATGTGTACCCCAGTAAACCA AGCTCCAAAGACCAGAGGCTGGTGTATTCTGGGAAGCTGCTTTTGGATCACTTCACCTTAAAAGATGTGCTCAGAAAG GACGAGTACCATATGCTCCATCTGGTGTGCGCCTCACGGACCCCTCCCAGCTCCCCAAAGCCCCCCCGAAGCCACGGTAACAAGCCTCAGGAGAACCCGGCCAGTCCCACG CCCTTTACGAACTCAAACAGCCCCCCCACTGGTCCACAACCCCAGTCGTCTACAGGGGAGAGCAGCGATGGACCCTTCCCTTCCCACCAGATGTATTCACAGTTTATGCACAG ctGGAACCAACACCCTCCACAGTCCTATTACAGCCCCATGACACTGATGTGGTGGCAGCAGCTCTACGCCAGACAATACTACATGCATTA TCAGTTACTAgccgctgccgccgcctccTCTCAGCACCTGAGGCCCGACCAGCCCCCCACCCAGTCCCACCAGGCCGACCCTCTGAGCCAGCGGCCGCAAGCCGACCGCCGTGGCAACCCGGAGATCCAGATGAACGCCCAGGGGGGGGAGATCCTGAACGAGGAGGATCTGAACTGGGACTGGCTGGACTGGGTGTACACATTCTTACGTGCTGCCATCTTACTCAGTATAGTCTACTTCTACTCGTCCTTCAGCCGCTTCGTCATGGTGATGATGGCCATGCTGGTGCTTTACCT gcacCAGGCCGGCTGGTTCCCTTTCAACCTGGAGAACGAACTGCTGCTCCCTGGAGACCGAGCCAATCAGGACGACATGGAGGGAGAGCTACAAAACCACGATCTCCAAGAAATG GAAGGACTAATGGATGACAGCTCGGACGATGAGGGGGAAAGCGGAGAGGAAGGAGCCGATGATCCGAACAGTGGCCCCCACGCAGGCTTCCTGGCCTCCACGTGGTCGTTCATCGTCACCTTCTTCATGTCCCTGATCCCCGAGGGGCCGCCAAACGCTGCTAACTGA
- the LOC117770258 gene encoding homocysteine-responsive endoplasmic reticulum-resident ubiquitin-like domain member 2 protein isoform X1, producing MDPAVVDGPVILVIKAPNQNYDDQTINCFQDWTVEKLKAHLSDVYPSKPSSKDQRLVYSGKLLLDHFTLKDVLRKQDEYHMLHLVCASRTPPSSPKPPRSHGNKPQENPASPTPFTNSNSPPTGPQPQSSTGESSDGPFPSHQMYSQFMHSWNQHPPQSYYSPMTLMWWQQLYARQYYMHYQLLAAAAASSQHLRPDQPPTQSHQADPLSQRPQADRRGNPEIQMNAQGGEILNEEDLNWDWLDWVYTFLRAAILLSIVYFYSSFSRFVMVMMAMLVLYLHQAGWFPFNLENELLLPGDRANQDDMEGELQNHDLQEMEGLMDDSSDDEGESGEEGADDPNSGPHAGFLASTWSFIVTFFMSLIPEGPPNAAN from the exons ATGGATCCAGCTGTTGTGGACGGTCCCGTCATCCTCGTCATCAAGGCTCCGAACCAGAACTACGACGACCAGACCATCAACTGCTTCCAGGACTGGACCGTGGAGAAGCTGAAAGCTCACCTGTCAGATGTGTACCCCAGTAAACCA AGCTCCAAAGACCAGAGGCTGGTGTATTCTGGGAAGCTGCTTTTGGATCACTTCACCTTAAAAGATGTGCTCAGAAAG CAGGACGAGTACCATATGCTCCATCTGGTGTGCGCCTCACGGACCCCTCCCAGCTCCCCAAAGCCCCCCCGAAGCCACGGTAACAAGCCTCAGGAGAACCCGGCCAGTCCCACG CCCTTTACGAACTCAAACAGCCCCCCCACTGGTCCACAACCCCAGTCGTCTACAGGGGAGAGCAGCGATGGACCCTTCCCTTCCCACCAGATGTATTCACAGTTTATGCACAG ctGGAACCAACACCCTCCACAGTCCTATTACAGCCCCATGACACTGATGTGGTGGCAGCAGCTCTACGCCAGACAATACTACATGCATTA TCAGTTACTAgccgctgccgccgcctccTCTCAGCACCTGAGGCCCGACCAGCCCCCCACCCAGTCCCACCAGGCCGACCCTCTGAGCCAGCGGCCGCAAGCCGACCGCCGTGGCAACCCGGAGATCCAGATGAACGCCCAGGGGGGGGAGATCCTGAACGAGGAGGATCTGAACTGGGACTGGCTGGACTGGGTGTACACATTCTTACGTGCTGCCATCTTACTCAGTATAGTCTACTTCTACTCGTCCTTCAGCCGCTTCGTCATGGTGATGATGGCCATGCTGGTGCTTTACCT gcacCAGGCCGGCTGGTTCCCTTTCAACCTGGAGAACGAACTGCTGCTCCCTGGAGACCGAGCCAATCAGGACGACATGGAGGGAGAGCTACAAAACCACGATCTCCAAGAAATG GAAGGACTAATGGATGACAGCTCGGACGATGAGGGGGAAAGCGGAGAGGAAGGAGCCGATGATCCGAACAGTGGCCCCCACGCAGGCTTCCTGGCCTCCACGTGGTCGTTCATCGTCACCTTCTTCATGTCCCTGATCCCCGAGGGGCCGCCAAACGCTGCTAACTGA